The Candidatus Neomarinimicrobiota bacterium genomic interval GGAGGCCAAGGCCGACACGGATGAGGTATACCAGGGTGAACAGATTACGGTACAATACAAGCTCTATACACGGGTCAATCTTCGGCAGTATTCTGTGGAGAAAAAGCCAGGAGGTATTGGATTTTGGCTGGAAGAATTATACGCACCCAAGCAGCCATCTCTCCGCGACACGAGGATCGGCGGTATTCGCTATAAGGTGGCTACTCTCTATAAGATGGCTCTGTTTCCCACCACACATGGAGACCTTGTGGTTGATCCTATGGTTTTGACGTGTACGATCGAGGTCCCCTCCCGCAGGAGAGTTCCCTCTCTGTTCGATGACTTTTTTTCCAGCCAATTTTTTTCGAAAACGGAGCGGAGGATCGTCAGATCTGAACCGCTGGAGTTTCACGTTAAGCCCGTTCCGGAGCCCGGAAAGCCTGACGAATTCAGTGGTGCAGTAGGAGATTTTCGTCTGACCTCGTCTATGGACACCACTGCAACTGAGGCCAACCATGCAGTCTCATTCACGGTTGAACTCGAAGGATCGGGAAATCTGGGCCTTTTCCAGTTGGATGAGCCCGTCTTCCCGGACGGTCTGGAAGTATTCAAACCCAATAGATCCTTCGAGCAAGATCCTTTCAGGGATCAAATCTCAGGGATCAAGAGGCTTGAATTTGTGATCATTCCTCGCAGAGAAGGTCGGTTCCTCATTCCAGCCACAAATCTGACCTACTTTAATCCCAGAACTGGCACGTGGGCTTCAACTTCCACACGGGTTATTGCTCTCGATGTTCAGCCCGGAGCGCAGATGTTTGACCGGGGAGAGGGGTTGACCAAGGAAGAAATAGCCTTGTTGGGTCAGGACATCCGATATATTCGGACCGGTTCCGTGAGGCTGAAATCGTTGAATCGCCGGAAGGTACCAACCCTGTTCTGGCTGTTTGGAATAGTGGGGTTGATTCTTTTTGCGAGTCCCCGCATCGTGGGGGAGGTGAGAGCGAACAGGAAGGAGCGAAGTGTTCAGAGAAAGGCCAGACAAGCTTTGGGCAGGGCCCGGAGAGAGCTAAGAAGAGTCCGGGACACAGGGGGCTACCAGGAAATCTCGGAGGCCATCTATGCCTACTTTGCGGCGAGGATGAATAGAGCCGAAGCGGGCCTGGACGCCCGTAGTGTGCAAGACCTATTAAATAAGAACGTGGAACAGTCTTCGATCCAATCCATGTGGGAGATCCTCTCCGTCTGCGAACAGGCACAATTCGCTCCGGTGGACAGGTCAGGACTCAGATACGATGCCGTGACACTGGCACGCCGAGCAGGACAACTCCTCACGGAGATAGATCGCAAGCTGTGAAACCTGCCTGGAAAATCCTCTTTGCTTGCCTCTTTATTCCTCCCGGGCTCTTTTCCCAGCAGGATTATGTTGACTCCCTCTTTATTCAGGCGAATAGATATTACGAAGGTGGGCAACATGCAGAGGCGGCAAATACCTACAATCGAATTCTGGATCAAGGTTTTGAACATCCTGATCTGTATTACAACCTGGGCAATGCCTACTATCAACTGGGATGGCTGGGGGAGGCCATTTGGGCGTACGAGAAAGGTCTGCAGCTGAATCCAGGAGATACGGACCTCGGATTCAATCTCCAGGTAACCAATGCCCGTACCGTGGACAGGGTCGAAGCTCCGGAGGTCTTTTTTCTCTTGAAATGGTACGGTGCCCTGAAAAATCGATTCTCCCCGACACAGTGGATGAGCATCATCAGCGTCATATTCTTCTCCACGGGAATCGTCTTCTCTGTTTCACGATTCATCCTGACCAATTTTCGTCGACTGCTTGGAAATTTTGTGGTTCTTGGCGTGGTTGCAACCATAATTTCCGGCCTGGTGTTTGCGGATCGTTATCTGGAAGTATCGGAAAGGAAGGAAGCCATAGTCATTGTAAGGGAGGGGAAGGTTTTTTCCGAACCAACGGAAGTCAGCAACCTCATGTTTGTTGTGCATAGTGGGACCAAAGCCCAGATCAAGAGTTCCAGGGATCCGTGGTTTGAGATCGAGTTAATGGACGGCAAGCGAGGATGGATCCGGTGGAGCAGCGTGAAGCCTTTGTGAAGTGAACCGAATTCTCGCAGCATTCATCTCATTTGCCGTGGCAGGTTTGTGTCAGGACAAGACTATCGATCTGGATGAGAGCTTCAATCCCGACAGCTTGAACGAGCCACCTCTTGAATGGCCAATCATGCTTTATCCTGGAGACCGGCTTCCTGTGAAACCTTCCGCAGGGGACCTCGATACCACGGCAGAGGGCTTCCGGGTTCAGGTTACTTCCACTCAGAGCATTGAAATAGCTGACAGTCTCAGAGACAAACTACTGGCCCCGTTCGACGGTCAAGTGTATATCAGTTTCGATCCCCCCAATTACAAGGTACGGGTAGGTAACTACAAGTTCCGATCTGAGGCCGAAAAGGCGGAGGAGAGGCTGAAAAGACTTGGGTACCGGACAGCCTGGGTGATTCGTACCCGGATCGAAACGCATTCCGTGCCCCGGCCGAGATAATCTCCGTCGGCGATGTAAGACGCTCCAAGCACGGAGGGTCGATTGCTTCAACGGAAAAGTTGAGCGGTCCCGCTCCTATGGGATCCGCTCGAACGGGTGTTAGGCAGAGTTGCGTTGTTCAAAGCTGCAACAAGGCTTTGATTTTTTGTAGACATTCTTGTAAAACCGAATTAGGGACTCTCATTGCATATCTTGCTTGACGAGCATGCCAGTCAAGGCTTTTTATTTGATCCGACAGAATAACGCCAGTTATCATGGAATTAGA includes:
- a CDS encoding BatD family protein; translation: MFACCLVFLLSFTSVIFAEIKVYATVDANRISVDETVNLKVTAEGSEGYPQLDILQVSDFTVISGPSQSSSFHWINGKMSSSKSLSWTMIPNKTGNLTVPPLDVTVDRDRVRLNPISIAVVETGGKDAEAERKDRPLKEPETPAIFLEAKADTDEVYQGEQITVQYKLYTRVNLRQYSVEKKPGGIGFWLEELYAPKQPSLRDTRIGGIRYKVATLYKMALFPTTHGDLVVDPMVLTCTIEVPSRRRVPSLFDDFFSSQFFSKTERRIVRSEPLEFHVKPVPEPGKPDEFSGAVGDFRLTSSMDTTATEANHAVSFTVELEGSGNLGLFQLDEPVFPDGLEVFKPNRSFEQDPFRDQISGIKRLEFVIIPRREGRFLIPATNLTYFNPRTGTWASTSTRVIALDVQPGAQMFDRGEGLTKEEIALLGQDIRYIRTGSVRLKSLNRRKVPTLFWLFGIVGLILFASPRIVGEVRANRKERSVQRKARQALGRARRELRRVRDTGGYQEISEAIYAYFAARMNRAEAGLDARSVQDLLNKNVEQSSIQSMWEILSVCEQAQFAPVDRSGLRYDAVTLARRAGQLLTEIDRKL
- a CDS encoding tetratricopeptide repeat protein, which produces MKPAWKILFACLFIPPGLFSQQDYVDSLFIQANRYYEGGQHAEAANTYNRILDQGFEHPDLYYNLGNAYYQLGWLGEAIWAYEKGLQLNPGDTDLGFNLQVTNARTVDRVEAPEVFFLLKWYGALKNRFSPTQWMSIISVIFFSTGIVFSVSRFILTNFRRLLGNFVVLGVVATIISGLVFADRYLEVSERKEAIVIVREGKVFSEPTEVSNLMFVVHSGTKAQIKSSRDPWFEIELMDGKRGWIRWSSVKPL
- a CDS encoding SPOR domain-containing protein, translated to MNRILAAFISFAVAGLCQDKTIDLDESFNPDSLNEPPLEWPIMLYPGDRLPVKPSAGDLDTTAEGFRVQVTSTQSIEIADSLRDKLLAPFDGQVYISFDPPNYKVRVGNYKFRSEAEKAEERLKRLGYRTAWVIRTRIETHSVPRPR